The following are from one region of the Cloacibacterium normanense genome:
- a CDS encoding M28 family metallopeptidase codes for MKLTRIFVPIVASLVLYSCASNNLSYEGKAFKTAYESIKADELKKNLMVIASDEMEGRQTGSEGQKKAGVYMIDYYKNLGVSYPKALGNYYQKVPKEALKSRRGELPDSENILAFIEGTEKPEEIIVISAHYDHVGTNNGVVYNGADDDGSGTVAVMEIADAFQQAKKSGKGPKRSILFLHVTGEEHGLLGSKYYSENPVFDLKNTVANLNIDMIGRSDKENEGKNYVYVIGSDMLSTELKKINVAANKATQNLELNYKYDDPNDPMRLYYRSDHYNFAKHGIPVAFFFDGIHEDYHQPTDDPEKIDYTLLQKRAQLVFATAWELANRKERIVVDKK; via the coding sequence ATGAAATTGACAAGAATTTTTGTTCCAATAGTAGCATCACTGGTATTGTACAGTTGTGCTTCTAATAACCTATCCTACGAAGGAAAAGCTTTTAAAACCGCCTATGAATCCATCAAGGCAGATGAACTGAAGAAAAACCTAATGGTCATTGCTTCAGACGAGATGGAAGGCAGACAAACCGGCTCTGAAGGTCAAAAAAAAGCAGGCGTTTACATGATAGATTACTATAAAAACTTAGGCGTTTCTTATCCAAAAGCATTGGGAAATTATTATCAAAAAGTCCCAAAAGAAGCTCTAAAAAGCAGAAGAGGTGAGCTTCCTGATTCAGAAAACATACTGGCATTTATAGAAGGGACAGAAAAACCAGAAGAAATCATCGTGATTTCTGCACATTATGACCACGTTGGAACCAATAATGGAGTAGTGTACAATGGAGCAGATGACGACGGAAGTGGAACAGTTGCGGTAATGGAAATCGCAGATGCATTCCAACAAGCCAAGAAATCAGGAAAAGGTCCGAAACGTTCCATTCTTTTCTTACATGTAACAGGAGAAGAACACGGCTTATTGGGTTCTAAATATTATTCAGAGAATCCAGTATTTGATTTAAAGAACACTGTGGCAAACCTAAATATCGACATGATTGGTAGAAGTGATAAAGAAAACGAAGGCAAGAATTATGTCTACGTCATCGGTTCTGATATGCTTTCTACTGAATTAAAAAAAATAAATGTAGCAGCCAATAAAGCCACTCAAAATCTAGAACTCAATTATAAATATGATGATCCTAATGACCCAATGAGATTATATTACAGAAGTGACCATTATAATTTTGCGAAACACGGCATTCCTGTAGCGTTTTTCTTTGACGGAATTCACGAAGATTATCATCAACCAACAGATGATCCGGAGAAAATAGATTATACATTACTTCAAAAAAGAGCACAACTCGTTTTTGCAACCGCTTGGGAACTAGCCAATCGCAAGGAGAGAATTGTGGTAGATAAAAAGTAG
- a CDS encoding methionine aminotransferase, producing the protein MKLPIKHHGAEITIFSEMTALAQQFGAVNLSQGFPDDDIDEALKKFLAEGTNKNFNQYAPSFGFPALIENLITFNHARKNPIDFTASEITITPGASYGIYTALSAILEIGDEVIVLEPAYDSYIPSIEMNGAKPVLVSLNEDFLPDFEKIKAAITEKTKAILINSPHNPTGKIWRKEDFEKLYKLIKGTEIIVISDEVYDLITFDNAEFYSIFHHAELRHRSFAIFSFGKMFHLTGWKVGYVLACEELTKAFRKVHQYISFSVNTPAQYALAKYLEVFNPEKNQQYLQEKRDFFLAQFKDLPFTFKEKSEGSYFQIASYENISDLPDKEFCIWLTKEYHVATIPLCSFYQDQRNTGVIRFCFSKRPETILKAAENLRRLV; encoded by the coding sequence ATGAAATTACCCATAAAACATCACGGAGCCGAAATTACCATCTTTTCTGAAATGACGGCACTTGCCCAACAATTTGGAGCGGTGAATCTGTCTCAAGGTTTTCCTGATGATGATATCGATGAGGCTTTGAAAAAATTTCTTGCGGAAGGAACGAATAAAAATTTTAATCAATACGCTCCTAGTTTTGGTTTTCCTGCGTTGATAGAGAACCTCATCACGTTTAATCATGCCAGAAAAAATCCGATAGATTTTACTGCTTCGGAAATTACGATTACACCAGGAGCGAGTTATGGAATTTACACCGCGCTTTCTGCGATTTTAGAAATTGGCGATGAAGTGATAGTGCTGGAACCAGCTTATGACAGCTATATTCCCTCGATTGAAATGAATGGTGCAAAACCTGTTTTGGTTTCTTTGAATGAAGATTTTTTACCCGATTTTGAGAAAATAAAAGCAGCAATTACAGAAAAAACCAAAGCTATCCTCATCAATTCCCCACATAATCCTACGGGAAAAATTTGGAGAAAAGAAGATTTTGAAAAACTCTATAAACTCATTAAAGGCACCGAGATTATCGTTATCTCCGATGAAGTGTATGATTTGATTACCTTTGATAACGCTGAATTTTATAGTATTTTTCATCATGCGGAACTTAGACATAGGAGTTTTGCGATTTTTTCATTTGGGAAAATGTTTCATCTCACGGGTTGGAAAGTTGGGTATGTTTTGGCTTGTGAAGAATTGACCAAAGCTTTTAGAAAAGTGCATCAGTACATCAGTTTCAGTGTGAATACTCCTGCTCAATATGCTTTGGCGAAATATTTAGAGGTTTTTAATCCTGAAAAAAATCAACAGTATTTGCAGGAAAAAAGAGATTTCTTTTTAGCACAATTTAAAGATTTGCCTTTTACATTTAAGGAAAAATCAGAAGGAAGTTATTTCCAGATTGCCAGTTATGAGAACATTTCTGATTTACCTGATAAGGAGTTCTGCATTTGGCTCACGAAAGAGTACCATGTTGCAACGATACCGCTTTGTTCGTTTTACCAAGACCAAAGAAACACGGGAGTGATTAGATTCTGCTTCAGTAAAAGGCCTGAAACTATTTTGAAAGCTGCTGAAAATTTGAGAAGGTTAGTTTGA
- a CDS encoding TonB-dependent receptor plug domain-containing protein gives MKKTILSAALLALFVSVHAQERTIDEVELTGKLVNMPFKKSNVNITVITKSEIQNSPAQSIEEVIAYYTGADIRKRGANGVQTDISLRGSSFEQVLVLVNGVRMNDAQTGHNTMNFPFDLASVEKIEILKGPAARRYGQGAYAGVVNVVTKVSAENNLTINGEVGDFSTHGFGVAANFGGEKFRNFIQVNNTESDGYRYNTDYKIKNIWYQNQFDIENGKVKFQAGIQEKKFGANGFYASPAFKDQYEEVQTSLVAASLEKNVNENLGFATRLYWRRTQDMYLFIRNNPAAYRNMHIGNNVGIDANVNYKSELGITGLGVDVRKEFLESNRLGSRERTVTNAFLEHHLSFFDEKLNITPGISFTSFSNDKTYFYPGIDASFTNGNSKFFGNFSKVNRIPTYTDLYYVSPSEQGNANLVAEEALTGEFGYIFKTNKTLLKASAFWRKSDNAIDWQKATPTSPWTAQNIGKIETKGVELEADYQFASWIGTSVGYTYIDNQRLASNIVSRYSLDNLKHQFVAKLRNKFGNFSNELIYRHNDRVSLGSYNLLDNKLNYNAKQFNIYVLVNNITNVKYTETSLVEMPGTWFHLGFTYQFKL, from the coding sequence ATGAAAAAAACAATTTTAAGCGCAGCTCTGTTGGCACTTTTCGTAAGTGTTCATGCGCAAGAAAGAACAATTGATGAGGTAGAATTAACTGGTAAACTGGTGAATATGCCTTTCAAAAAATCTAATGTAAATATCACAGTTATTACAAAATCTGAAATTCAGAATAGTCCCGCTCAAAGCATTGAAGAAGTAATTGCCTATTATACGGGTGCAGATATCAGAAAACGTGGTGCAAATGGCGTTCAGACCGATATTTCTCTCAGAGGAAGTTCTTTTGAACAAGTTTTGGTTCTGGTGAATGGCGTGAGAATGAATGATGCGCAAACTGGTCACAATACCATGAATTTTCCGTTTGATTTGGCTTCTGTAGAAAAAATTGAAATCTTAAAAGGTCCTGCTGCAAGAAGATACGGACAAGGAGCTTATGCTGGTGTAGTAAATGTTGTAACTAAAGTTTCTGCAGAAAACAACCTAACAATTAATGGTGAAGTTGGGGATTTTTCTACGCATGGTTTCGGTGTTGCTGCGAATTTCGGGGGCGAAAAATTTAGAAATTTTATTCAGGTTAATAATACAGAATCAGATGGTTATCGATACAATACCGATTATAAAATTAAAAATATCTGGTATCAAAATCAATTTGATATAGAAAACGGAAAGGTAAAATTTCAAGCTGGAATTCAAGAAAAAAAGTTCGGAGCCAATGGTTTTTATGCTTCGCCAGCTTTCAAAGATCAATATGAAGAAGTGCAAACTTCTTTAGTGGCGGCTTCTCTAGAGAAAAATGTGAACGAAAATCTAGGTTTTGCAACGCGTTTGTATTGGAGAAGAACACAAGATATGTATTTATTCATCAGAAATAATCCTGCAGCGTACAGAAATATGCACATTGGGAATAATGTAGGAATTGATGCGAATGTAAATTACAAATCAGAACTCGGAATTACAGGATTGGGAGTAGATGTTAGAAAAGAATTTCTAGAAAGTAACCGATTAGGAAGCAGAGAAAGAACCGTAACCAATGCTTTTCTAGAGCATCATTTGTCGTTTTTTGATGAAAAATTAAACATTACTCCGGGAATTTCTTTCACGAGTTTTAGCAATGATAAAACCTATTTTTATCCAGGAATTGATGCAAGTTTTACCAACGGAAATTCTAAATTTTTCGGGAATTTTTCTAAAGTGAATAGAATACCTACTTACACCGATTTGTATTACGTAAGTCCTTCTGAACAAGGAAATGCGAATTTGGTTGCCGAAGAAGCATTAACAGGAGAGTTTGGTTATATTTTCAAAACCAATAAAACTTTGCTCAAAGCATCTGCGTTTTGGAGAAAATCTGATAACGCTATTGATTGGCAAAAAGCAACGCCAACTTCACCTTGGACTGCACAAAACATTGGAAAAATTGAAACCAAAGGTGTAGAATTAGAAGCAGATTATCAGTTCGCTTCATGGATTGGAACTTCTGTAGGTTATACGTATATAGATAATCAAAGATTAGCCAGCAACATTGTTTCGAGATATTCTTTAGACAATTTAAAGCATCAGTTTGTAGCGAAGTTGAGAAATAAATTCGGAAATTTTTCGAATGAATTGATTTACAGACATAATGATAGGGTTTCTCTAGGAAGTTATAATCTATTAGACAATAAATTAAACTACAATGCAAAACAGTTTAATATCTACGTTTTGGTGAATAACATTACGAATGTAAAATACACAGAAACTTCTCTGGTAGAAATGCCCGGAACGTGGTTTCATTTAGGTTTTACCTATCAATTTAAATTATAA
- the dnaN gene encoding DNA polymerase III subunit beta — translation MKFIVASGELQKALNVVSGVISSSQSRPILENFLFELENEILKITASDGETTLITSLAVKSDDQGKIAVPAKIFQDLIKTFGDQPLTFSVKDSESGEGGLLEILDEKDNYEVALDNAEDYPELPEFDASQKVTLASGVLADALSNTLFATSNDSLRPVMTGVLFQFTEKETNFVSTDSHRLVVYKRTDVTNKEAVEFIMPKKPLSIFKNILSNSNDEVTIEFNENMAKFTFGENIWICRLIDGKYPNYSAVIPKENPNVLTVNRNLLLSSIRRASILSNKSTNQVRFKLSGNVLHLHAEDTEYANKADMNIPCDYKGEDINIGFSSKFLTEMLSVLGSEDITMKMSQPNRPGIVEPVDGLDENEHILMLSMPVIGM, via the coding sequence ATGAAATTTATAGTTGCAAGTGGCGAATTACAGAAAGCTCTTAACGTGGTAAGTGGTGTAATTTCTAGTTCGCAGTCAAGACCCATTTTAGAAAATTTTCTTTTTGAATTAGAAAATGAAATTCTAAAAATAACTGCTTCTGATGGCGAAACCACACTTATTACTTCTCTTGCTGTAAAATCTGATGATCAAGGCAAAATTGCTGTTCCTGCAAAAATTTTTCAAGATTTAATTAAAACTTTTGGAGACCAACCGCTTACTTTTTCAGTGAAAGATTCTGAGTCTGGTGAAGGTGGTCTTTTAGAAATTTTAGACGAGAAAGACAATTACGAAGTAGCGCTAGATAATGCAGAAGATTATCCAGAATTACCAGAATTTGATGCGTCACAAAAAGTTACGCTAGCTTCTGGAGTTCTTGCAGATGCGCTAAGCAATACCTTGTTTGCAACAAGCAACGATTCTCTAAGACCTGTGATGACGGGAGTTCTTTTCCAATTTACAGAAAAAGAAACCAATTTCGTGTCTACGGATTCTCACAGATTAGTGGTGTATAAAAGAACAGATGTTACCAATAAAGAAGCGGTAGAATTTATCATGCCGAAGAAACCTTTGTCTATTTTCAAAAATATTTTGTCAAATTCTAATGACGAAGTTACCATCGAGTTTAATGAAAATATGGCGAAATTCACTTTCGGAGAAAATATTTGGATTTGTAGACTAATAGACGGGAAATATCCTAATTATTCTGCAGTAATTCCTAAAGAAAATCCGAATGTTTTGACGGTAAACAGAAACTTATTGTTAAGTTCTATCAGAAGAGCAAGTATTTTATCAAACAAATCTACTAACCAAGTTAGATTTAAGCTTTCTGGTAATGTGTTACATCTTCATGCAGAAGATACAGAATACGCAAACAAAGCAGATATGAATATTCCTTGTGATTATAAAGGTGAAGACATCAACATTGGTTTCAGTTCTAAATTTTTAACAGAAATGTTATCTGTTTTAGGTTCAGAAGATATCACGATGAAAATGTCTCAACCAAACCGTCCAGGAATTGTAGAGCCAGTTGACGGTCTAGATGAAAACGAACACATCTTAATGCTTTCTATGCCAGTAATTGGAATGTAA
- a CDS encoding YheT family hydrolase, whose translation MPILPSEYQPKKIFRNGDFSTIYSALFRKVTGVTQQRERLELSDGDFLDLDWSFAQEKTDRCVILFHGLEGSAQRHYMLGAAKIFNENGFDCCAVNHRDCSGESNRVHYSYHSGRTDDVQEVIEKVLSKNYEKVILKGFSLGGNLCLKYAGENRNISEKIKAIIAISTPIDLKGSMYKLTSRRNLVYANNFLKTLKKKTLIKCKRFPEFLTESEIQNIKNLKEFDDVYTSKVNGFKDAFDYYEKCSSKQFLKNIKIPTLLINAKNDSFLSESCFPKEEALVNSFLHLEIPDFGGHVGFMDQNNAFYTEKRALEFAQQYL comes from the coding sequence ATGCCTATTCTTCCTTCCGAATATCAACCTAAAAAAATCTTCAGAAATGGAGATTTTTCTACGATTTACAGTGCTTTGTTTAGAAAAGTTACTGGTGTAACTCAACAAAGAGAAAGACTAGAACTTTCTGATGGCGATTTTCTGGATTTAGATTGGAGTTTTGCCCAAGAAAAAACTGACCGTTGTGTTATTTTATTTCATGGTTTAGAAGGCAGCGCACAAAGACATTATATGTTGGGAGCAGCCAAAATTTTCAATGAAAACGGCTTTGATTGTTGTGCTGTAAATCACAGAGATTGTTCCGGAGAAAGCAATAGAGTTCATTATTCTTACCATTCTGGAAGAACAGATGATGTGCAAGAAGTGATAGAAAAGGTGCTTTCTAAAAACTATGAAAAAGTCATTCTGAAAGGGTTTAGTCTTGGTGGAAATTTGTGTTTAAAATACGCTGGTGAAAACAGAAACATTTCTGAGAAAATAAAAGCGATTATCGCTATTTCTACACCTATCGATTTGAAAGGTTCTATGTACAAATTAACCTCGAGAAGAAATCTTGTGTATGCTAACAATTTCTTGAAAACCTTAAAAAAGAAAACACTAATCAAGTGCAAAAGATTTCCAGAATTTTTAACTGAATCAGAAATTCAAAATATTAAAAATTTAAAGGAATTTGATGATGTTTACACATCAAAGGTTAATGGTTTTAAAGATGCTTTTGATTATTATGAAAAATGCAGTTCCAAGCAGTTTTTAAAGAATATTAAAATTCCGACACTTCTTATCAATGCTAAAAATGATAGTTTTCTTTCTGAAAGTTGCTTTCCTAAAGAAGAAGCATTAGTCAACTCTTTCTTACATTTAGAGATTCCTGACTTTGGTGGACATGTAGGATTTATGGATCAAAACAATGCTTTTTACACTGAAAAAAGAGCATTAGAATTTGCACAGCAATATTTATAA
- the uvrA gene encoding excinuclease ABC subunit UvrA codes for MTTTQEIDIKKHLFVKNAHLNNLKNIDVLIPKNKLIVITGVSGSGKSSLAFDTIYAEGQRRYVESLSSYARQFLGKLEKPKIDDIKGLAPSIAIQQKVISSNPRSTVGTSTEIYDYLKLLFARVGRTYSPISGDEVKKDSVTDVIDYIEKNEGKTFLLRAPLLFEVKKFKEQLKTLKVAGFTRLEINGNLANIEDLESFGFVPEESMEIHLVIDRFSYDNDEHFLQRLADSVQMAFYEGHGTCSLKEIETENVKEFSNKFELDGITFNEPNVHFFSFNNPYGACPECEGYGKVIGIDEDLVIPNKNLSVFEDAVASWRGETMSEWKRDFIKKAKDFPIHKPYHQLTKEQKNYLWRGDKNKNFPSIDNFFKMLEENLYKIQYRVLLSRYRGKTLCPTCEGKRLRPETEYVKIDGHDIQSLVEIPLDELLPLMKNLKLNQHDAEIAKRLTYEINTRLEFLNKVGLGYLTLNRTSNTLSGGESQRINLATSLGSSLVGSIYILDEPSIGLHSRDTENLIEVLKNLRDLGNTVIVVEHDEDVMKAADYIIDIGPEAGFLGGELVFAGNFKELKDADTLTSKYLTGRLEIEVPKTRRKPKEFIKIKGARQNNLKNIDVDVPLEVLTVISGVSGSGKSTLMKEILTNAIQIELGMGGKKADYDSVEFPKKVIQNIELIDQNPIGKSSRSNPVTYLKAYDDIRDLFAKQKSAKVQGLKPKHFSFNVDGGRCDECKGEGVITVSMQFMADIELECEHCHGTRFKDEILEVKYDEKNISDILHMTVDEALEFFSENHEEKIVTKLKPLQDVGLGYLQLGQSSSTLSGGEAQRVKLASFLVKGSTTEKTLFVFDEPSTGLHFHDINKLLKSLQALIGLGHSVIVIEHQPDIIKSADYIIDIGPDAGKHGGEVVFAGTPEDLAKDKFSRTAKFVAEKL; via the coding sequence ATGACTACAACTCAAGAAATCGATATCAAAAAACATCTTTTCGTAAAAAACGCACATCTTAATAATCTCAAAAACATAGATGTACTGATTCCGAAAAACAAACTCATCGTGATTACTGGTGTTTCAGGAAGCGGAAAATCTTCGCTTGCTTTTGACACTATTTATGCGGAAGGACAGAGACGTTATGTAGAATCTTTGAGTTCTTACGCGCGACAGTTTCTTGGTAAATTAGAAAAACCAAAAATTGATGATATCAAAGGTTTAGCGCCTTCTATTGCCATTCAACAGAAGGTAATTTCTAGCAATCCTCGTTCTACTGTAGGAACTTCTACCGAAATTTATGATTATCTGAAATTGCTTTTTGCCAGAGTTGGCAGAACCTACTCTCCTATTTCTGGAGACGAAGTGAAAAAAGATTCGGTGACAGATGTGATCGATTATATCGAAAAAAATGAAGGGAAAACTTTTCTTCTGAGAGCGCCGCTTCTATTTGAAGTCAAAAAATTCAAAGAACAACTAAAAACACTGAAAGTTGCAGGTTTTACAAGATTAGAAATCAATGGAAACCTTGCGAATATTGAAGATTTAGAAAGTTTTGGTTTCGTTCCAGAAGAATCGATGGAAATTCATCTCGTGATTGACCGATTTTCTTATGATAATGATGAACATTTTCTTCAAAGATTGGCAGATTCTGTTCAGATGGCGTTTTATGAAGGTCACGGAACTTGTTCTTTAAAAGAAATTGAAACCGAAAACGTAAAAGAATTTTCAAATAAATTTGAACTCGATGGCATTACGTTTAACGAACCCAATGTTCATTTTTTTAGCTTTAATAATCCTTATGGCGCTTGTCCGGAATGTGAAGGTTACGGAAAAGTCATCGGCATAGATGAAGATTTGGTGATTCCTAATAAAAATTTATCCGTTTTTGAAGATGCAGTTGCTTCTTGGCGTGGTGAAACCATGAGCGAATGGAAAAGAGATTTCATCAAAAAAGCAAAAGATTTCCCTATTCATAAGCCTTATCATCAACTCACAAAAGAGCAGAAAAATTATCTTTGGAGAGGCGATAAAAACAAAAACTTCCCGAGCATTGATAACTTTTTCAAAATGTTGGAAGAAAATTTGTACAAAATTCAGTACAGAGTCTTGCTTTCCAGATACCGTGGAAAAACACTTTGTCCAACTTGTGAAGGAAAACGCCTTCGTCCAGAAACAGAATATGTGAAAATTGATGGTCATGACATTCAATCTTTGGTAGAAATTCCTTTGGACGAATTGTTACCATTGATGAAAAACCTGAAACTCAACCAACATGATGCGGAAATCGCCAAAAGATTAACCTACGAAATCAACACTCGTTTAGAATTTTTGAATAAAGTTGGTTTAGGATATTTGACTTTAAACAGAACTTCTAACACGCTTTCTGGTGGTGAATCACAGAGAATTAATCTCGCGACTTCGCTCGGAAGTTCTTTGGTGGGAAGTATTTATATCCTCGATGAACCAAGTATTGGTCTGCATTCTAGAGACACCGAAAATTTAATTGAAGTTCTTAAAAATCTTCGTGATTTAGGAAATACGGTGATTGTGGTAGAACACGATGAAGACGTGATGAAAGCAGCGGATTATATTATAGACATTGGTCCAGAAGCTGGATTTTTAGGCGGTGAATTGGTTTTTGCAGGAAATTTCAAGGAATTGAAAGATGCAGATACTTTGACCTCGAAATATTTAACGGGAAGATTAGAAATAGAAGTTCCAAAAACCAGAAGAAAACCGAAAGAATTCATCAAAATAAAAGGAGCTAGACAAAATAATCTTAAAAACATAGATGTAGATGTTCCATTGGAAGTTCTTACCGTAATTTCGGGAGTTTCTGGAAGTGGAAAATCTACTTTAATGAAAGAAATTTTGACGAATGCCATCCAAATTGAATTAGGAATGGGCGGTAAAAAAGCCGATTACGATTCGGTGGAATTTCCTAAAAAAGTGATTCAAAATATAGAACTCATCGACCAAAATCCAATCGGAAAATCGTCTCGTTCTAATCCTGTAACGTATCTCAAAGCTTACGATGACATCAGAGACCTTTTTGCGAAGCAAAAATCTGCAAAAGTTCAAGGTTTGAAACCTAAACATTTTTCTTTCAACGTAGATGGTGGAAGATGTGATGAATGCAAAGGAGAAGGTGTAATTACGGTTTCTATGCAGTTTATGGCAGATATTGAGTTGGAATGCGAACATTGCCATGGAACTCGTTTCAAAGATGAAATTCTGGAAGTAAAATATGATGAAAAAAATATTTCTGATATTTTACACATGACTGTAGATGAAGCACTTGAATTTTTCTCTGAAAACCACGAAGAAAAAATTGTGACAAAACTTAAACCTCTTCAAGATGTTGGTTTAGGATATTTGCAACTCGGTCAAAGTTCTTCTACGCTTTCTGGTGGTGAAGCTCAAAGGGTAAAACTGGCTTCGTTTTTGGTAAAAGGTTCGACTACAGAAAAAACGCTTTTTGTTTTCGATGAACCAAGTACAGGATTGCATTTTCATGATATTAATAAACTTTTGAAATCACTTCAGGCATTAATTGGTTTAGGACATTCTGTGATTGTCATTGAACATCAGCCAGATATTATTAAGTCTGCTGATTATATTATAGACATTGGTCCAGATGCAGGAAAACACGGTGGCGAAGTTGTCTTTGCAGGAACTCCAGAAGATCTAGCAAAAGATAAATTCTCTAGAACAGCGAAGTTTGTTGCTGAAAAATTGTAA